Proteins encoded by one window of Acidobacteriota bacterium:
- a CDS encoding tetratricopeptide repeat protein translates to MIHLIVSVALGVAQPTALVRPQGLLPLPSESATQAPAKPAGASPAKADDSIADAYYQFMMGRRLALEGDAEGAIKALRLAMAMDPASSQIASELAEVYARQGQAKEAIELADAALKLDGDNWDAHRLLGMIYADLAEHGQGSASGTLDVSTWQHAVDHLELALGDSRSDMAVGVRLTLGRMYLQRQNYEKAIGTLKQLLAGEPWLPQGVALLAETYTAAGKPGEAILLLKDAVEEEPSFYGALADAYDKQQRFAEAASAYERASEQNPRDAELKIKWAAALLNEPNAPGTARARDLLLDVTKTDPNASWPLYLLAQAQRLLDDLDGAEGTARRILALNPTSTSGAHALAQVFQARRQYARIVETLEPIVAAPQKGREADAALLLTQLGVAYLSLGRGDDAVGVFDRAIQTNPRDGVLLAYRAQGLVLTKKYDLALTLLRQLRAGRPDDLRLARLEAEALRGQGNFDAGVAVLRLLADAPGAGPASVQVLSEFYASDGRDTEAAAMLRTAQVKFPSDLNIQFQYGAVLDRLKRFDEAERVFRQVLATDPNHAAALNSLGYALVERGRRVPEALELIKRAVTLDPYNGSYLDSLGWAHFKLHQLDLAEASLRTASEQLVTDSVVQNHFGDVLAAKGRPAEAIEAWRRSLSGDGELIDRAGIERKIRDAQARVGKK, encoded by the coding sequence GTGATCCATCTGATCGTGAGCGTCGCTCTTGGCGTGGCCCAGCCCACCGCACTCGTCCGGCCGCAGGGCCTTCTGCCGCTGCCTTCTGAGTCTGCCACGCAGGCGCCGGCCAAGCCGGCAGGCGCCAGCCCGGCCAAAGCCGATGACTCCATTGCCGACGCGTACTACCAGTTCATGATGGGGCGCCGGCTCGCGCTGGAGGGCGACGCCGAAGGGGCGATCAAGGCCCTGCGTCTGGCGATGGCCATGGATCCCGCCTCGTCCCAGATTGCGTCCGAATTGGCGGAGGTTTATGCCAGACAGGGACAGGCGAAGGAAGCGATTGAGCTGGCCGATGCGGCCTTGAAGCTCGATGGCGACAACTGGGACGCGCATCGGCTGCTCGGTATGATCTACGCGGATCTGGCCGAGCACGGCCAGGGGAGTGCCTCGGGCACGCTGGATGTGTCGACCTGGCAGCACGCGGTCGACCATCTCGAACTGGCGCTCGGTGACTCCCGGTCTGACATGGCGGTTGGCGTCCGTTTGACCCTGGGCCGCATGTACCTTCAGCGCCAGAACTATGAGAAGGCCATCGGCACCTTGAAGCAGTTGCTGGCCGGCGAACCCTGGCTTCCTCAGGGTGTCGCGCTGCTCGCAGAGACGTACACCGCGGCCGGAAAGCCGGGCGAGGCGATCCTGTTGCTGAAGGATGCGGTGGAAGAAGAGCCGTCCTTCTACGGTGCGCTTGCGGATGCGTACGACAAGCAACAGCGTTTCGCCGAGGCCGCATCGGCGTACGAGCGTGCGTCAGAACAGAATCCGCGTGATGCGGAGCTGAAGATCAAGTGGGCGGCCGCGCTGCTGAACGAGCCGAACGCCCCGGGCACGGCACGGGCTCGCGATCTGCTGCTCGACGTGACGAAGACGGATCCGAATGCCAGTTGGCCGCTCTACCTGCTGGCGCAGGCCCAGCGTCTCCTTGACGATCTGGACGGAGCCGAGGGCACGGCCCGCCGGATCCTGGCCCTCAACCCGACCAGCACGTCAGGAGCGCATGCCCTCGCACAGGTCTTTCAGGCGCGCAGGCAGTACGCCAGGATCGTCGAGACGCTCGAACCGATCGTCGCCGCGCCACAGAAGGGCCGCGAGGCAGACGCCGCGTTGCTGCTGACGCAGTTGGGGGTTGCGTATCTCTCGCTTGGTCGGGGAGACGATGCCGTCGGCGTGTTCGATCGCGCGATCCAGACGAACCCTCGAGACGGAGTCCTTCTGGCGTATCGCGCGCAGGGATTGGTGCTGACCAAGAAGTACGATCTCGCGCTCACGCTGCTCCGCCAGTTGCGCGCCGGCCGGCCCGACGATCTCAGACTGGCCCGATTGGAAGCGGAAGCGTTGCGGGGTCAGGGGAACTTCGACGCCGGTGTGGCCGTGCTGCGCCTCCTGGCTGATGCGCCCGGCGCGGGCCCGGCGAGCGTCCAGGTGTTATCGGAATTCTACGCGTCAGATGGCCGGGATACAGAGGCCGCGGCGATGCTGAGAACCGCCCAGGTGAAATTCCCGAGCGATCTCAACATCCAGTTCCAGTATGGAGCCGTGCTCGACCGCCTCAAGCGATTCGATGAAGCGGAACGGGTATTTCGTCAGGTCCTCGCCACAGACCCCAACCACGCGGCGGCGCTCAACTCCCTCGGCTACGCGCTGGTCGAACGGGGCCGGCGGGTGCCAGAGGCGCTGGAGTTGATCAAGAGAGCCGTCACGCTCGATCCGTACAACGGCTCATACCTCGACAGTTTGGGTTGGGCTCACTTCAAGTTGCACCAGTTGGATCTGGCCGAAGCGAGCCTCCGGACCGCCTCCGAGCAACTCGTGACGGACTCGGTCGTTCAGAATCATTTCGGCGATGTGCTCGCCGCGAAGGGCCGCCCGGCCGAGGCGATAGAGGCGTGGCGCCGCTCCCTGTCGGGAGACGGTGAACTGATCGACCGCGCGGGAATCGAGCGCAAGATCCGCGATGCTCAAGCCAGGGTCGGCAAGAAGTGA